In a single window of the Lagenorhynchus albirostris chromosome 19, mLagAlb1.1, whole genome shotgun sequence genome:
- the TEX101 gene encoding testis-expressed protein 101, whose protein sequence is MCLDRKDPDRFFQTSLREAMGACHFQVLLFLFLLGAPTLILAQNLRCQKSTFVGLEADPVETFNWTTDKAETCDNGALCQETVLMIKAAGTKTAILATKGCSSDGAPAITIIQHTPAPGLVAISYSNYCEDSFCNNKEDLHELWRTEETDAPRGSTDLRCPTCLALGSCLNAPSLSCPNDTNQCYQGKLQVTGGDLSAPLEIKGCTSADGCRLMSGIFTIGPLRVKETCPLRSISPRKVESGATWLHTSVWRLELLLPLSLQALVH, encoded by the exons ATGTGTCTTGACAGAAAAG ATCCTGATCGGTTCTTCCAAACGTCTCTAAGAGAAGCCATGGGAGCCTGTCATTTCCAGGTTTTACTGTTCCTCTTTCTCCTAGGAGCCCCGACCTTGATCT TGGCACAAAACTTGCGTTGTCAAAAGAGTACATTCGTGGGCTTAGAAGCGGATCCAGTAGAGACATTTAACTGGACCACAGACAAAGCTGAGACTTGTGACAATGGGGCATTGTGCCAGGAAACCGTGCTGATGATTAAGGCTG CAGGAACCAAGACAGCAATTTTGGCCACTAAGGGCTGCAGCTCAGACGGGGCACCGGCAATAACAATTATCCAGCACACGCCAGCCCCTGGCCTAGTCGCCATCTCCTACAGTAACTACTGTGAGGACTCCTTTTGCAACAACAAAGAGGACTTACATGAGTTATGGAGGACAGAAGAGACTGACG CTCCCAGAGGGTCAACAGACCTCCGCTGCCCAACCTGTCTGGCTTTGGGGTCCTGTTTGAATGCTCCTTCTCTTTCCTGCCCCAACGATACAAATCAATGCTATCAAGGAAAACTTCAGGTCACTGGAG GAGACCTCAGCGCACCTTTGGAGATCAAAGGCTGTACATCCGCAGATGGCTGCAGGCTGATGTCTGGGATCTTTACAATAGGGCCCCTGCGGGTGAAGGAAACGTGTCCACTCAGGTCTATCTCTCCCCGAAAGGTTGAAAGTGGGGCCACATGGCTTCACACTTCAGTCTGGAGGTTAGAGCTACTGCTGCCGCTGTCGCTGCAAGCGCTTGTCCATTGA